The genome window ATGACGGAAAGCTATACTGGGGTAGGGAAGGCGGTATCGGACGCTGCAATCCCGATGGTACCGGCGCGGAGCTTTTTCAGTTATGGGAACTCACCTCTCCGCCGGAGATGGCTATTGGACTGGCTTACAATCCTGATGACAACAAATTGTACATCACGAACGACAAATACGATTATTCAGGTGGTGTTTACCGTATCAACATGGATGGAACGGGTTTGGAGGAGATCGTTTCCGGTACGGATGGTGCAGCAATTGCCGTTGATTGGGAACATGACCGGATCTATTACTGCGATTACCTCAAAGGTGTCTGTATGAATACTTACGATGGCGGGAACGAGTCTGTGATCGATGCCGGATATGTCGATGCTGTGATCTGGGGGTTGGTTGTGGATATGTATGCAGGAAAGATCTATTATACAGATAAGTATGATGATAAAATCTTGCAGGCCAATCTTGACGGGACGGGTCGCGTTGATTACGTTACGGGTGTCGATGCTTATGCGATGGCCTGGTATGCGGAAGATATGACCGGAATCGTTTCTCAGGTGGAAATGGCTGCCATGCAGGTTTATCCCAATCCGGCGCATGAACAGATACTTTTCTCGGGTTTGAATGATTGTGATAAGATAACAATTGTGAACAGCATGGGTCAGGTTGTCTATACACTTGATCCTGAAGGGCAGGAAAACATGAACCTAAGCACAGAAGAATTGGGGAGGGGGCTGTTTTATGTAAGTTTTGTTTCCGGTGATCAGCAGGTTACCAGGAAACTAATAATTGAATGATTCTCCTGGCAGCAGAATATCCAGTTGAAGGCCTCTTCCAGCGATGAGGCCTTTTTCATTGGTTTTATATATTCCGTCAAAACGGATAAGTATCACCTGACTTTCCCCGCTTACCCTGCCTTTCCGGCCATGGATAACCAGGGCTGTAGCCTCATCGATCCCGGCACAAAGCACTCCGGGGTTTTCAAGTGCAACACTGATGAGGCGGTTCATGCGCATCCTTTTAACAAAGTGCTGGTCCACAATGATATCATCTACCAGGCCCAACCCTTCCTTAATCTCCATGTTACCGGCTTCGATCGTTCTGAAATCACCGGTATATTCAGGGTGTTTGAACTCATTTCCCGTGATCATGAGCCGGCTCATGACGGCAGCCCCGGCACTCGTGCCGGCTATCAGTGATCCTTCGTTGAATGCCGAGCGTATGGCTTCATGTACAGGTGTTTGCAGCACAATATCCATGAAACGCTGCTGATCCCCGCCGGTGATGTAAATCATTGCAGCACCCCGGATACTGTCGAGCCGGTCATGGGAGCAGACATTTGCATCCAGGATGTTCATTGCCGCGATAGATTGTATCCCCAGCATGCTGAACTGCCTGGCAGCATAAAAAGCCGATGAATCGGGTTCTTCGCTGGCCATGGGCAGTATAATGATATACCCGGAGCTGTCGGCACCCGAAAGGCTGATCATCTCCCTGACCATAGCCTCGGGTCTTTTCCCGCCACCAATGATGTAAAGGGTGCCTTTAGGGCCGGGTTTATCGTTAATGAGCTGTTGGTCAACACACGACAAACAAACAAGCAGGACAAGGATTGAAATGGGTATTCTAATGATTTTCATGTGGTATCAATGAATTATGACAATCTTTTTGTGATAATGTGTTCCTGTTTTGGTGTTTTCAATGCTAAGAATAAAGGTTCCTGAAGGGAAGTGACCAATGTGCAGGGTTGTGGGCAGGGTGGTTGTTTTCTCACAGATGACATCTCCTCCTATACCGCTGAGACTGACTCGGAAAAGCGCGGATGGTGAGGGTTTTACCCAGATGACATCTGGGGCTATGGAGATGTCATCTGCTGTCGGCACCGGGAAAACCCTGAACCCCAATACATTCCCTTCCTCATGTATTCCCGTTACATCTTCCAGCATTATATCATTAGTCTCATCAAAAAGCTGCATCCTGAAACCGGTAAATCCGGCAATGTTTCTGGGTAAACCTCCTGAAGAAACGGGAAGGTCGGCAAAGCCGGCCGGGCTTCCCGGGTTTTCCAGGAAGATGACCGGGCAGGAGCCCCTGGCTTTGAAGCTTATTTGCCCGTTTGATGCAGAGATTTCCATCCAGGCGTTCCCATGCATCCAAAAACCGTAAGCAAGGTTTTCCTTCACCAGGATATAGGGCAAACCGGTGGCTGTATTCTCCACATTCAGATCCTCGTTAAAAGTATTGGGCATGATGGCACTGTTTTTTAGTAAGCCAAGTCCCTCCCGAATATCAAGTTCTCCATCGTACGAGGCATATGCTTCCTTGTAATTGACGGCACAGTATTTTCCTGCGAAACGGCTGTCGCTGCCCATAAAAGCAAAAGTTTTTCCCGCTTCTGCCATTGCCGCTTTGAGGTATTGCCCGTTTGAACCATATTCCAGGAAATCATTCAGTACTTCGTATTCATTGTCCACAAAAAGATATACATCATTGCTTTGTAAGCGTTGCAGCCAAAGAGGATCATCGTAATTATCCGGTGTTGTGGACAATATTGCGGAAGCAGCGCCTATCTGGGTCAGGTGGTTTTGAACTGCCTGGGCGGTGCTCAAACTATATCCGGTAATGATGATGATTTCTTCATTACCCGGCACGAGTGACTTCAAACGCAAAAGAAACTCTTCATTATCGCTAAGGGCATCGCTGGCGCTCAGCATCAGATTACATGAAAGCGACTCACCGTAAAAAGCGGGCTGGGTTGAGCCCTGTAATCCGTTTATATTTAGTGTGCTAAAATCAATTATACAGGAATTCAGTGCCTGGCTGACTTCTAAATTACTTGCCAGAAGCTTGCTTCCGCTTATGGAAAAAGTATTCCCTACTCCCGCATGATATAAACCTACCGCCCCGGTGCCATAAACATATCCTGTTCCTGAAGTATCAATACATAATGCTGTTTTATCATCCACTCCAATTCCCAGTATCTCTTGCTGTTCTGCCAGGCTCCAGTTCCCCAGGAAACCGGTGATCCTCCCGAATCTACCCCTTTCGGCAACATGGGAGTCGAATATCGTGGCAGGGAAAAAGGGCAGAAAATCATTGGTGAGGGTCATATAGTTGTTAAAAGGGTCTTCCAGGGCTTCTTCCGGGTAAACTGTCCCGTTCATGGCAATAAAATCTACTTCACCCAGGATCTGCAATCCGGCGGAAGTACCGGAAACCACTCCACCGCGGTTAAATATCTCCATACTCGCTTGTTCAACCACTGTACCTTTATATATATGGTAATAATCCCATTGATCGCCTCCCTTGAAGAACAATGCATCATAGGTGATCAGGCTGTCGTAAGTTTCCTGTGCATTGGCAGTCTGGCTGTTGCGGATAACGAAATTTCTCGACCAGGATGCGCCCAGCGACATAAAGTATTGAGGCAGCCACTGTGTAGGGGCCTCGTCGGTGGTGATACAGGCTACTTTTCCGTTTTGGGCCATTTGTGTTACCCACCTGTACGGAGTATCGCTCCAGCCGCCGGCGTCCTCCGATCCTCCGCCCACCACCATAATATTACCCGGAAGGGATTGTCCGCAAACCCATACAGGACATAACATCATTGCGACAACGGCTTTTATGATCAACAGCTTACTCATAAGCTCCTTTTTTAAGAATATTTCCGTTCCTGACCATTACCGAACCATTGGCCAACACATGAATTATATTCAGTTCCTTATCCAGGATCAGCAGGTCGGCATCGTTATTTTCCTGAATACGTCCTTTATGCGCAAGCTTAAGTATCCCGGCAACATTTGATGTTGCAAGGCTGAATGCATCGCTTATCGACATTTTTTCTTCCAGGATGGAGTCCCTGATCTCTGTAAAGACCGAAAGCGGATATCCCATTTCCAGCTTGACCAGGTTTCCCTGTTCATCGAAATCCGGAAGTGAACCGCATGCATCTGAGGTGAGGGTGATGTGCTGCAAGGGCACCCCTGACCTGAGCAGTTCGGCGATAGCTTTCGAAGGCTTGATCTCAAATTCAGGGAAGTAAGGATACGAACTTGCCGTCAGGTCCAGGTAGCCTTTCTTCCCATATTCTTTTGCATCCTCAAAAATATGATGGTTGCGGTTGCAATGCGTGGGCCAGAATTGCTTCAAAGGTATTTCGCTTGTAGTGCTTGCATCATAGAGTGGCCTGAACGGGTCTTTTGCGTCACCCATGTGGATATTCACAATTCCGCATTTATTTCCAAGCATACCACCGACCCTGGCCATGGAAGCCAGCCTGATCAGTTCCTGTGTGGTAGGGTATGAGGAGCGGTGGTCGGACAGCGCGACTTCCCCAACCCCGATGATCTCTTCAATCATGGCGATATCCTTACCCACATTTTCCAGGATGGATGGAGGGGGTATCTGGTAAGCTCCGGTAAACATCCAGGCGCTGAGGCCTTCGTGCCGAATACTTTTGACCTTCATCAGGACTGACTCTACAGACCGGGTATACCCGTCGGTACCCAGGCATCCGACAACGGTGGTAACCCCGGCTTCCAGCATGTCGCTGATCCTGAGCCCGGCGGTACGCGTAGCCGGACCGCCTTCACCACCGGCACCGGCAATGTGTACATGGGCATCGATCAACCCCGGTAATGCCATCAGGCCGGTGCCATCGATGACTTCAAGGTTTGGATTGCCGACGAAATCCAAATGGTCGCAAATGCTGATGATCTTCCCTCCCCCGGTGAGGATGTCTTTCTTCCCGAGGTATGTGGGAGTATAAGTTTCTATTTGCCGGATCAGGATCATAATTCTATGGTTTTTTACAAATATAGGAATTGGGGGCGGTATGACGAAATATCCTGGGTTATAATTATCGAAGTGCTTGTTAATTAAATATTTAGCAGGAAGCATGCCCCTCCTGCTAAATGAATTCCCACATCGTATTTTCTCGTACTTATCGCAATCAATACGGGTTTTTCCTACCTGTTTTTTCTCCCGAAAAACCTTTGAAACGGGTAAATTCCTCCGTTGACGAGCCCCCCTTTTCCGCCGTTACTTTGCCTTGTACGCAACGCAAAAATTTTAACGCAGAAAAGAACAACTAATTAATAATCAAAAACGCTAAAAATTTAAACCATGAAAAAGTCAGTTATTATTATCGCAGCCAGCCTCCTCACAAGTGTAGCCTTCGCTCAGGTAGCCAATGAGGCTGAACACCTTTTTACAGGAAACGAAAACAACGCTTTCACAGAACAGTGGGGGAGTTTTAACACCGCTTTTGTTGAAGCAGCAGGAAATTTTAATTATTCAGAACAATTACAATTTGGCGACGGAAACTACTCAAACGTATTTCAGTTTGGTATTTCCAATGAGACTTTCCAGTTATTTGACGGAAATGATAACTGGGCAGAACTTTATCAGGATGGTGAAGACAACTACGCTACCTTCTTTGTTAATGGAGACGAAAACTTCATTTATGGTGAGCAGGTCGGGTTTGCCAACATGATGCAGATCAGCATCGATGGAAACTACAACATGGTAAACGTATTCCAGTACGGTGCCCAAAACGAGGCATGGGTCAATATTTATGGTGATGGCAATGAATCCTATATTGAGATGGATGGAGTTTATAATTATGCTGAACAAATGATCTATGGAAGCGGCAACTATGCAGACGCTATTATGGTAGGTTCTGGTAACACAGCTCTTGAAACCCAGTATGGAT of Bacteroidota bacterium contains these proteins:
- a CDS encoding T9SS type A sorting domain-containing protein — its product is DGKLYWGREGGIGRCNPDGTGAELFQLWELTSPPEMAIGLAYNPDDNKLYITNDKYDYSGGVYRINMDGTGLEEIVSGTDGAAIAVDWEHDRIYYCDYLKGVCMNTYDGGNESVIDAGYVDAVIWGLVVDMYAGKIYYTDKYDDKILQANLDGTGRVDYVTGVDAYAMAWYAEDMTGIVSQVEMAAMQVYPNPAHEQILFSGLNDCDKITIVNSMGQVVYTLDPEGQENMNLSTEELGRGLFYVSFVSGDQQVTRKLIIE
- a CDS encoding cyanophycinase is translated as MKIIRIPISILVLLVCLSCVDQQLINDKPGPKGTLYIIGGGKRPEAMVREMISLSGADSSGYIIILPMASEEPDSSAFYAARQFSMLGIQSIAAMNILDANVCSHDRLDSIRGAAMIYITGGDQQRFMDIVLQTPVHEAIRSAFNEGSLIAGTSAGAAVMSRLMITGNEFKHPEYTGDFRTIEAGNMEIKEGLGLVDDIIVDQHFVKRMRMNRLISVALENPGVLCAGIDEATALVIHGRKGRVSGESQVILIRFDGIYKTNEKGLIAGRGLQLDILLPGESFNY
- a CDS encoding cyanophycinase; translation: MSKLLIIKAVVAMMLCPVWVCGQSLPGNIMVVGGGSEDAGGWSDTPYRWVTQMAQNGKVACITTDEAPTQWLPQYFMSLGASWSRNFVIRNSQTANAQETYDSLITYDALFFKGGDQWDYYHIYKGTVVEQASMEIFNRGGVVSGTSAGLQILGEVDFIAMNGTVYPEEALEDPFNNYMTLTNDFLPFFPATIFDSHVAERGRFGRITGFLGNWSLAEQQEILGIGVDDKTALCIDTSGTGYVYGTGAVGLYHAGVGNTFSISGSKLLASNLEVSQALNSCIIDFSTLNINGLQGSTQPAFYGESLSCNLMLSASDALSDNEEFLLRLKSLVPGNEEIIIITGYSLSTAQAVQNHLTQIGAASAILSTTPDNYDDPLWLQRLQSNDVYLFVDNEYEVLNDFLEYGSNGQYLKAAMAEAGKTFAFMGSDSRFAGKYCAVNYKEAYASYDGELDIREGLGLLKNSAIMPNTFNEDLNVENTATGLPYILVKENLAYGFWMHGNAWMEISASNGQISFKARGSCPVIFLENPGSPAGFADLPVSSGGLPRNIAGFTGFRMQLFDETNDIMLEDVTGIHEEGNVLGFRVFPVPTADDISIAPDVIWVKPSPSALFRVSLSGIGGDVICEKTTTLPTTLHIGHFPSGTFILSIENTKTGTHYHKKIVIIH
- the iadA gene encoding beta-aspartyl-peptidase; the protein is MILIRQIETYTPTYLGKKDILTGGGKIISICDHLDFVGNPNLEVIDGTGLMALPGLIDAHVHIAGAGGEGGPATRTAGLRISDMLEAGVTTVVGCLGTDGYTRSVESVLMKVKSIRHEGLSAWMFTGAYQIPPPSILENVGKDIAMIEEIIGVGEVALSDHRSSYPTTQELIRLASMARVGGMLGNKCGIVNIHMGDAKDPFRPLYDASTTSEIPLKQFWPTHCNRNHHIFEDAKEYGKKGYLDLTASSYPYFPEFEIKPSKAIAELLRSGVPLQHITLTSDACGSLPDFDEQGNLVKLEMGYPLSVFTEIRDSILEEKMSISDAFSLATSNVAGILKLAHKGRIQENNDADLLILDKELNIIHVLANGSVMVRNGNILKKGAYE